The Xanthomonas rydalmerensis genomic interval CACGGCCGAGCTTGTCCAGCATCGACTTGTGTTCCTTCTGGCGCTTCATCTGCGGCCGGATCATCACGAAATACATCACCGCGATCAGGATGATGGGCAGCAGGAACATCTGCAGGCCGCCACCGGCCGGGGCGGTGCCGCCGGCGGTCTGCGCCTGGGCGACGGGAATCAGGAAATCGAGCGGATTCATCGGGTACGTCCTATGGTTTGGGCAGCCCGCCGCCCTGGGGCACGGACCGCTGGTTTGCCTTGCGGCAGCAAGCAGCCGCCGATTATGCCACGATCTTCCTTCACCCTCCGGAACCGCCGCGGCGTGCCTTCCTTCTCCCTACGGGAGAAGGTGCCGCGTAGCGGCGGATGAGGGTGCGGGCGAAGCCACGTGTCAGTTCGACTGCACGAGGCTGCGGCCGGACCTAACCCCAACCCCTCCCAAACGGCACGAGGCTTCGCCCGGACCCTCACCCCCCAACTCCTGTCCCGAATAACACGAGGCTGCGCCCGACCCTCACCCCAACCCCTCTCCCGGAGGGAGAGGGGCTTATCCGTGCTCCGGTAGTGGGGTTGCTTCCACGCCGCGCGCCGCATAGAAGGACCGCCGGAACTGGGCAAAGGTTCCCGCTGCGATCGCGGCGCGCATGTCGGCCATCAGCTTCTGGT includes:
- the yajC gene encoding preprotein translocase subunit YajC, translating into MNPLDFLIPVAQAQTAGGTAPAGGGLQMFLLPIILIAVMYFVMIRPQMKRQKEHKSMLDKLGRGDEVITSGGVAGVVTDIGDNFITIEVADNVRIRVQKGAVGNVLPKGTLKSA